Proteins encoded within one genomic window of Triticum aestivum cultivar Chinese Spring chromosome 2D, IWGSC CS RefSeq v2.1, whole genome shotgun sequence:
- the LOC123053008 gene encoding uncharacterized protein yields the protein MDLGEPAQVLEASTISYLRRVLIHYLICWVVVLDSRWKDLNRPRDFSYILPLMIFWRFFFHRSMCRSSCRMSPLRFVWSLLVVAVDVYCRMERSKQTLRFQLYITIDDFLAFLLPLFDVLGVLQYVTPSIRVESTCC from the exons ATGGATTTGGGGGAGCCTGCACAG GTCTTGGAGGCTTCTACAATATCATATCTTAGAAGAGTTCTGATTCATTACCTCATCTGTTGGGTTGTCGTGCTTGATTCCA GATGGAAAGATCTAAACAGACCTCGAGATTTCAGCTATATATTACCGTTGATGATTTTCTGGCGTTTCTTCTTCCATCGTTCGATGTGCCGGTCGTCCTGCCGTATGTCGCCCCTTCGATTCGTGTGGAGTCTACTTGTTGTTGCAGTTGATGTTTATTGCAGGATGGAAAGATCTAAACAGACCTTGAGATTTCAGCTATATATTACTATTGATGATTTTCTGGCGTTTCTTCTTCCCTTGTTCGATGTGCTGGGCGTCCTGCAGTATGTCACCCCTTCGATTCGTGTGGAGTCTACTTGTTGTTGA